The segment GCGTCATCTTGATGGTTGGCGGCGCTATTCCTGGGGAAACCAAAACAGCATCAATTGCGATCTATGACAAAGTTCAGGCCTTTGATACCACTGGCGCTGGTTCTCTATCCCTCTTCTTGTTGGGAATCTCTTTGCTAGCTATTGGCATTAGTTATGGGGTATTTGGTCGAAGATCTGCGCATCGGGGGCCAAAATAATGCTTAAAGTCAAACTTTCGCAAATCTCGCCAATGCCTATCCAAGTGAGATTGGAGTGTGCGCCTGGGGAGCTTCATGCCTTAGTCGGCCCTTCTGGGAGTGGCAAAACAACGGTTTTACGCATGATTGCAGGATTGCGAGAAGCACAGCAGGGGCTAATAGAATGCGATGGGGTAACTTGGTTTAAAAGCGAAGGCTCGCAGGGGTCCAAGGTCTCCCTGACTCCCGCCCATAGGTCTTGTGGGTTCTTATTTCAGCAATATGCCCTCTTCCCCCACCTCAATGCAGTAGATAACATTGCCATCCCCATTTACAACCAGCTACCCAACCCAGAAGAGCGCAGAACATTTGCTTTGCAATGGTTGGAACGTATGGGCATTCCAGAATTGGCGCAGCGGATGCCAAGTCAACTATCTGGCGGACAACAACAACGTGTCGCACTAGCCAGAGCGTTGGCACGTCAGCCCAAAGTCCTACTTTTGGATGAACCTTTTTCTGCAATCGATACCCCGACTAGGCGAGGACTATACAAAACGCTTGCTGAACTGCGTAGAGACTTAGCTATTCCGATTTTGTTAGTAACGCATGACTTGCGCGAAGCTGATTTATTGGCAGACAAAATTACGGTGATTGATAAAGGTATCAGCCTACAAACCGCTCATCCCCAAGCCCTATTTCAGCGCCCCAGAAATTCTCGGGTTGCGGAGCTAGTCGGCATTAGCAATATGTTTAATGGGATATTTACAGCGGGTCACCTCACCTGGCATGGTTGTGATCATGCATTTAAGGTAATTGATAAAGGAAAGATTCCCCCAGGTGCACCAGTAGCTTGGGTAATTCCGCAAAGTGGTTTAAGTGTCCACGTCGACGCGGGCCATTCACGAATTCCTGCCACCGTAAAACAAATTAGCAGCATCGGACAAATTGCAGTGTTGCAATTAGAAATACTCGCTAGCTCTCAAGTGATGAATTGGGAGGCTTCGATAGCAGAGCTCAAGCGCCTCAATATTCAACGAGATGGTCAAATTTTTATTGAATTAGATTCGACCCAAATTCACATCATGCCATTAAGACCGATAAACGATCCTAGATTATTTACCGATCATTAATGGCAATTGTGAGTACAAATAAATACTGACTAATTACTTGCTACATTTCCCGCAAGTATTGATACCCAAGATTGGATAAGCTGGGCAGAATCTGAACAATCCAGTTGCTAAAGGCACAATGCCAATCCAGCCCCATACGCCAACAGTACCAGTGGCTGCTAAAGCAATTAATACCAGGCCAACAACAATACGGAGAATGCGATCAATACCGCCAACATTGGTTTTCATTTTTTATCCTTCAAGGTTAAGTGATTCAAGTAATACTATTAAAAAGAAAAAGAAACCTGCTCTTATTTAGAGCAGGTATTCCAACAACATTAATTCAAAGAAACTCCCACTAACGGACGACCTTCTAGTGTCCAAAGATATAAAGAGCCATCGTAGAGTGAGGTAGATTTATTGCCAACGAGCTCGGACATAATGAACCAACCGCCTGATGCCAAATGACCACTATTGCAATAACTAATTGCAGGTGCGGATGCGTTAATGCCATTTGCTTTTAATAAGCTGTTATAGGTGTTTTTGTCCCAGAAATACAAAGCGCCTTTTGCAGGCTTAGCCATTAACTCTGGAGCAAAATCTTTTGCGCCGGCGATATGGCCATAAGCACCAACGTAGTCGCGCTTACTTAAGCCAAAAAACTGCACCGGCTGCCTTGCATCAATTAAGGTTGCATCACCAGTCTCGGAGGCCTTGGCGACCTGGTTAGAGTTGGCAATCAACTCTTTTCGCTCAGCCTTTGCAACCCAGTTACCAGGCGCTTTATTGACCGGCGCTGTAGTGAACTCTCTACCTTCCGCAAGCCAACCAGCCATCCCACCATCAAGGACTGCAATATTATCTTCGCCATAGACTTTGAATTGCCAATAAGCACGTAAGGCTTCATCGATGTCAGACATATCAACGCCAACAGGAACCAAAACAATCGGTTTATTTGCGTTAATGCCAACGGATTGAATTAGCTTCTCAAAATCAGCCTTTTCTGGAATGAGGTATTTGATTTTTTTACCGTCAATCATGCGATCAGCGCGTACCTTTTTAAAATCCAATAAAGAAGAGTCGTTGATATGTCCGCCAACTTCTACTAATACCTGCTTACCAGTTTTTTTATTCAGCTCAAACTCAGGGGCTCTTTTAAAGCTTGCTACATCTCCCCTGACCTCTAGAATCTGAACTTCTGCCTTATTCGCTGCAAGCCACTCGCTACTGACTACTGGACCAGGCAAAGTTACTGCCTGAACTAAGCCAATTAAGCTACTAAGCAATACCAGCAATCCAATTTGGATTTTTTTCATGGTGATTCCCTCTTTAATGAACAATCGATAAATGCTCGGAAAGACGATTTAATAAATCAATCTTTTTTTCAGTTAATACATGATGATCTCTAGCACTATAGGCAACCTCACGATTGCCTAACTTGCTTGATAAAGCGCTCATCACCTCATCTCGTTGAATGATGAGTTCTTTCATATCTGAATAAAACAGCTTTGTAAAAGCACTAACCCAGCGTGACAATGGTGCCATCCGCCCTTTTACTGCCATATCAAAATCTCTTAATAAAGTGACTGTCTGATCAGCCGATAGCCACTGCTCACCAGTAACCCATTGGTTGGTAGTAAAGATACGTACAGGCAAACCTTTTTGATCAAGCGATATGGCAATTAGATGGTGAAATTGCTTGGCCACCTGGTCATCACGCTTGAAAAGATGAAAGTGGCCATGCTCACCATCAGGCATCTCATTTGAGGAATGAGCATGATAGTAAAACTCATAACCGCTTTGTCCATCGATAAGGTCATTCTTAGGGTAATGCTCCCACTCTTTAAATTGCTCGGATCCACACAATGCAACATTGCATAAGCTCAAGCCATTGCTGGCATATCGCGACTGGATAGTCGCGATTTCTTGAGCGGCCAAGCAAAGCGTGGATTCAATCAACATGAAGATTAGTCAGCTGATTTACGTTTCTTAGGCCCACATGGATTCGATGGACCGCATGGATTAGATGCGCGCTTCTTTGTAGGGCCACATGGATTAGAGGCCTCTTTTTTTGGCGCGCAAGGTGTTTTTTGCTCTGAACTTGTAGGATTTTTAGGTGTATCTGCAGATGCCATTGGGGCAGCAGATAAACCCGCCAAAGCAAACGCTAAAGCTGCAACAGTAGATTTTTTAGACATTGAATTTCCTTTAGAAAATGAATTAAGACTGTGAAGATACGGGGCCGCCAAACTTTTTCTCCATCCAAGCTCCCCCGATATAAATTGCAATTGCAGCGATGATCATCACGAT is part of the Polynucleobacter sp. es-EL-1 genome and harbors:
- a CDS encoding sulfurtransferase; this encodes MKKIQIGLLVLLSSLIGLVQAVTLPGPVVSSEWLAANKAEVQILEVRGDVASFKRAPEFELNKKTGKQVLVEVGGHINDSSLLDFKKVRADRMIDGKKIKYLIPEKADFEKLIQSVGINANKPIVLVPVGVDMSDIDEALRAYWQFKVYGEDNIAVLDGGMAGWLAEGREFTTAPVNKAPGNWVAKAERKELIANSNQVAKASETGDATLIDARQPVQFFGLSKRDYVGAYGHIAGAKDFAPELMAKPAKGALYFWDKNTYNSLLKANGINASAPAISYCNSGHLASGGWFIMSELVGNKSTSLYDGSLYLWTLEGRPLVGVSLN
- a CDS encoding DUF2892 domain-containing protein, coding for MKTNVGGIDRILRIVVGLVLIALAATGTVGVWGWIGIVPLATGLFRFCPAYPILGINTCGKCSK
- a CDS encoding ABC transporter ATP-binding protein, which gives rise to MLKVKLSQISPMPIQVRLECAPGELHALVGPSGSGKTTVLRMIAGLREAQQGLIECDGVTWFKSEGSQGSKVSLTPAHRSCGFLFQQYALFPHLNAVDNIAIPIYNQLPNPEERRTFALQWLERMGIPELAQRMPSQLSGGQQQRVALARALARQPKVLLLDEPFSAIDTPTRRGLYKTLAELRRDLAIPILLVTHDLREADLLADKITVIDKGISLQTAHPQALFQRPRNSRVAELVGISNMFNGIFTAGHLTWHGCDHAFKVIDKGKIPPGAPVAWVIPQSGLSVHVDAGHSRIPATVKQISSIGQIAVLQLEILASSQVMNWEASIAELKRLNIQRDGQIFIELDSTQIHIMPLRPINDPRLFTDH